The following proteins are encoded in a genomic region of Candida albicans SC5314 chromosome 4, complete sequence:
- a CDS encoding uncharacterized protein (Ortholog(s) have cytosol, nucleus localization), giving the protein MANSTSNPAIIMAKDDNSVSGQHKQSSQNHRSKQTNKNQKRQNRQSRYDHSNDHELNIIESQLKNGKKVKGSKNQISINHLLEFQSYRDSEEYRSNQQRNRRRRSSSHKRPYSHNKIQLTGMRFINVNFKFVVDGRKDYRVQELDPNVPVDTDDIIRIIAPRGNSCPICLTDDFVAPRMITSCGHIICLKCVLSLLGNEVPQAKKRESAAIVEKYRECPLCFSIIRKHELKPVLMNNVDERFEVPKVGDEVVMTLMARPMDQILALPKLLAFDSHIRGFPDTKQFELLPYSRIFRGDSQYILEMYEEEKRDIMAAYEEEKLVYGDDSSLVAESIAYIDKEVEQWNNKLLQNVVKEPNPSHTTDNSHSIYYFYETGFNAGCTYVLSPLDMKVLKTTYNDYATLPSSLVAQIENIRYEELTAETSMNRYKYLSHLPLGSEIGFLECDWSNSEFTSTETWEIFKDDLLKRSNNSKRKLRKEERDKKRAMNEEETRTRNFFLHENGEAEIEQGYSTLGFGSLSIVDNRDLPALSDQHVSTESEKEYETTVWGTRIPKNEAVSSQSAIEDDDWEAEEMIRKAKEEMSRQEQAGGGKKKKKKKLVLLSS; this is encoded by the coding sequence ATGGCAAACTCGACAAGTAATCCTGCTATCATCATGGCTAAAGACGATAATTCTGTTTCTGGTCAGCACAAACAATCCCTGCAAAACCACCGTTCTAAACAAACGAATAAGAACCAGAAAAGACAAAATAGACAAAGTCGGTACGATCATTCTAATGACCACGAGttgaatattattgaatcaCAATTGAAGAATGGGAAGAAGGTCAAGGGCtccaaaaatcaaatctcGATCAACCATTTATTAGAATTCCAGTCATACCGCGATCTGGAAGAATATCGCAGCAATCAGCAACGGAACAGAAGACGTAGAAGCAGTAGTCATAAGAGGCCGTATTCTCACAATAAGATTCAATTAACGGGGATGAGGTTTATAAACGTTAACtttaaatttgttgttgatggtCGGAAAGATTATAGAGTCCAAGAATTAGATCCAAATGTCCCTGTTGATACGGACGATATTATCCGAATCATTGCTCCACGGGGGAATTCGTGCCCAATTTGTTTGACTGATGACTTTGTAGCACCCAGAATGATCACTTCGTGCGGTcatattatttgtttgaaatgTGTCCTATCCTTGTTGGGTAATGAAGTTCCGCAGGCTAAAAAGAGAGAATCTGCGGCCATTGTGGAAAAATATCGAGAATGCCCGTTATGTTTTTCTATCATTAGAAAGCATGAACTAAAACCTGTTTTGATGAACAATGTCGATGAGCGGTTTGAAGTTCCAAAAGTTGGCGACGAAGTGGTAATGACCCTTATGGCTAGACCGATGGATCAAATATTAGCTTTGCCTAAATTGTTGGCATTTGATAGTCATATTAGAGGTTTTCCTGATACAAAACAGTTTGAGCTTTTGCCGTATCTGAGAATATTTAGAGGAGACTCGCAATATATACTTGAAATGTatgaagaagagaaaagagATATCATGGCTGCCTATGAAGAAGAGAAGTTGGTGTATGGTGATGACTCCAGTTTGGTTGCTGAGTCAATTGCTTATATTGATAAAGAGGTTGAACAGTGGAACAATAAATTGTTGCAAAATGTTGTGAAGGAGCCAAATCCTTCTCACACTACGGATAATAGTCATTCAATTTACTATTTCTATGAAACTGGGTTCAATGCGGGCTGTACGTACGTATTGTCACCATTGGATATGAAAGTTTTGAAGACAACCTATAATGATTATGCAACGTTGCCTTCATCATTAGTTGCCCAGATCGAGAACATTAGATATGAAGAATTGACTGCTGAAACTTCAATGAACAGGTACAAATATTTGAGCCATTTGCCTTTGGGTTCTGAAATAGGATTTTTAGAATGTGATTGGAGCAATAGTGAATTCACTAGTACCGAAACTTGGGAGATTTTTAAAGATGATTTGTTGAAGAgatcaaataattcaaagAGAAAGTTGCGAAAAGAAGAGAGGGATAAGAAACGAGCAATGAATGAAGAGGAAACAAGAACtagaaatttctttttacaCGAAAATGGTGAAGCCGAAATTGAACAAGGTTATTCTACTTTAGGCTTTGGCAGTTTAAGTATTGTGGATAATAGGGACTTACCGGCATTATCTGACCAACATGTGTCAACCGAGTCTGAAAAAGAGTATGAAACAACGGTATGGGGTACTCGTATACCAAAGAATGAAGCGGTTTCTTCTCAATCAGCAATCGAAGACGATGACTGGGAGGCAGAAGAGATGATTCGTAAAGCAAAGGAGGAGATGTCAAGACAAGAGCAAGCTGGGGGTggtaaaaagaaaaagaaaaagaagttaGTTTTGTTGTCGTCATAA